In one Stenotrophomonas maltophilia genomic region, the following are encoded:
- the lepB gene encoding signal peptidase I, producing MKLFEILLVVLTLASGLILLADKLYFARRRAQRAGLLDTEPVLVDYSRAFFPVLAIVLVVRSFIAEPYKIPSSSMMPNLLIGDFILVNKFAYGLRLPITNTRFVPVGDPARGDVVVFHFPGHGDNDPAKGENFIKRVIGVPGDTVVFEGDSLVLNGEPVKYDNKGIYAGHKGQGEGANLLVEHLPGRTHTVLETDYPRGQGQWTVPAGKYLVMGDNRDNSDDGRFWGLLPEENLRGKAFLIWLNCQGWFCKDGFEPSRIGSGIN from the coding sequence ATGAAACTGTTTGAGATCCTCCTGGTCGTGCTGACCCTGGCCTCGGGCCTGATCCTGCTTGCGGACAAGCTGTACTTCGCCAGGCGCCGCGCCCAGCGTGCAGGCCTGCTCGACACCGAGCCGGTGCTGGTGGATTACTCGCGTGCATTCTTCCCGGTGCTGGCGATCGTGCTGGTCGTGCGCAGCTTCATCGCCGAGCCGTACAAGATCCCGTCCAGCTCGATGATGCCGAACCTGCTGATCGGTGATTTCATCCTGGTCAACAAGTTCGCCTATGGCCTGCGCCTGCCGATCACCAATACCCGCTTCGTGCCGGTGGGTGATCCCGCGCGCGGCGATGTGGTGGTGTTCCACTTCCCGGGCCACGGCGACAACGACCCGGCCAAGGGCGAGAACTTCATCAAGCGCGTGATCGGCGTGCCGGGTGACACCGTGGTGTTCGAGGGCGACAGCCTGGTGCTGAACGGCGAGCCGGTGAAGTACGACAACAAGGGCATCTATGCCGGCCACAAGGGCCAGGGCGAGGGCGCCAACCTGCTGGTCGAGCATCTCCCGGGCCGCACCCATACCGTGCTGGAGACCGACTATCCGCGTGGCCAGGGCCAGTGGACGGTGCCGGCCGGCAAGTACCTGGTGATGGGCGACAACCGTGACAACAGCGATGATGGACGCTTCTGGGGGCTGCTGCCGGAAGAGAACCTGCGGGGCAAGGCATTCCTGATCTGGCTGAACTGCCAGGGCTGGTTCTGCAAGGACGGTTTCGAGCCGTCGCGGATCGGCTCGGGCATCAACTGA
- the lepA gene encoding translation elongation factor 4, protein MRNIRNFSIIAHVDHGKSTLADRIIQLCGGLQAREMEAQVLDSNPIERERGITIKAQSVSLPYLAKDGQTYHLNFIDTPGHVDFSYEVSRSLAACEGALLVVDAAQGVEAQSVANCYTAVEQGLEVVPVINKIDLPTADIERAKAEIEAVIGIDATDAVPVSAKTGLNVQDVLEAIVHRIPPPQPRDTDKLQALIIDSWFDNYLGVVSLVRVMQGEIKAGDKLQVMSTGRNHQVDNVGVFTPKRKVLPALRAGEVGWVTASIKDVHGAPVGDTLTLAGDPAPKPLPGFQEMQPRVFAGLFPVDAEDYPDLREALDKLRLNDAALRFEPESSEAMGFGFRCGFLGMLHMEIVQERLEREYNLDLISTAPTVVYEVLKTDGSIINMDNPAKLPAVNQVQEIREPIIRANVLTPEEYIGNIIKLCEEKRGSQIGINYLGSQVQISYELPMAEVVLDFFDKLKSVSRGYASLDYHFVRFDAGPFVRVDVLINGDKVDALSLIVHRSHADRRGRELCEKMKDLIPRQMFDVAIQAAVGSQIIARTTVKAMRKNVLAKCYGGDVSRKKKLLEKQKEGKKRMKQVGRVEIPQEAFLAVLQMDNK, encoded by the coding sequence ATGCGGAACATCCGCAACTTCTCCATCATCGCCCACGTCGACCACGGCAAGTCCACGCTGGCCGACCGCATCATCCAGCTTTGTGGTGGCCTGCAGGCCCGCGAGATGGAAGCGCAGGTACTCGACTCCAACCCGATCGAGCGCGAGCGTGGCATCACCATCAAGGCGCAGTCGGTATCGCTGCCGTACCTGGCCAAGGACGGGCAGACCTATCATCTGAACTTCATCGACACCCCGGGCCACGTCGATTTCTCGTATGAAGTCAGCCGCTCGCTGGCCGCCTGTGAAGGTGCGCTGCTGGTGGTCGATGCTGCCCAGGGCGTGGAAGCGCAGTCGGTGGCGAACTGCTACACCGCGGTGGAGCAGGGTCTGGAAGTGGTGCCGGTGATCAACAAGATCGACCTGCCTACGGCCGACATCGAGCGCGCCAAGGCCGAGATCGAGGCCGTGATCGGCATCGACGCCACCGACGCCGTGCCGGTCAGCGCCAAGACCGGCCTGAACGTGCAGGACGTGCTGGAGGCCATCGTCCACCGCATTCCGCCGCCGCAGCCGCGCGATACCGACAAGCTGCAGGCGCTGATCATCGATTCCTGGTTCGACAACTACCTCGGCGTGGTCTCGCTGGTGCGCGTCATGCAGGGCGAGATCAAGGCCGGCGACAAGCTGCAGGTGATGTCCACCGGCCGCAACCACCAGGTCGACAACGTCGGCGTGTTCACCCCCAAGCGCAAGGTGTTGCCGGCGCTGCGCGCGGGTGAGGTGGGTTGGGTCACGGCCAGCATCAAGGACGTGCATGGTGCGCCGGTGGGCGACACCCTGACCCTGGCCGGTGATCCGGCACCGAAGCCGCTGCCGGGCTTCCAGGAAATGCAGCCGCGCGTGTTCGCCGGCCTGTTCCCGGTCGACGCCGAGGACTATCCGGACCTGCGCGAGGCGCTGGACAAGCTGCGCCTGAACGATGCCGCGCTGCGCTTCGAGCCGGAAAGCTCGGAGGCGATGGGCTTCGGTTTCCGCTGCGGCTTCCTCGGCATGCTGCACATGGAGATCGTGCAGGAACGGCTGGAGCGCGAATACAACCTGGACCTGATCAGCACCGCGCCGACGGTGGTGTACGAGGTCCTGAAGACCGATGGCTCGATCATCAACATGGACAACCCGGCCAAGCTGCCGGCGGTGAACCAGGTCCAGGAGATCCGCGAGCCGATCATCCGTGCCAACGTACTCACCCCCGAGGAGTACATCGGCAACATCATCAAGCTGTGCGAGGAAAAGCGCGGCAGCCAGATCGGCATCAACTACCTGGGCAGCCAGGTGCAGATCAGCTACGAGCTGCCGATGGCCGAAGTGGTGCTGGACTTCTTCGACAAGCTGAAGTCGGTCAGCCGCGGCTACGCGTCGCTGGACTATCACTTCGTGCGCTTCGATGCCGGCCCGTTCGTGCGCGTGGACGTGCTGATCAATGGCGACAAGGTCGATGCGCTGTCGCTGATCGTCCACCGCAGCCATGCCGACCGCCGCGGCCGCGAGCTGTGCGAGAAGATGAAGGACCTGATCCCGCGGCAGATGTTCGACGTGGCGATCCAGGCGGCTGTCGGCTCGCAGATCATCGCCCGTACCACGGTCAAGGCCATGCGCAAGAACGTGCTGGCCAAGTGCTATGGTGGCGACGTTTCGCGCAAGAAGAAGCTTCTGGAAAAGCAGAAGGAAGGCAAGAAGCGCATGAAGCAGGTCGGCCGCGTGGAAATCCCGCAGGAAGCGTTCCTGGCCGTGCTGCAGATGGACAACAAGTAA
- a CDS encoding DegQ family serine endoprotease produces MTPRFRTQAIGLLALTLPLVACAQAPSPAAQTAPAAAAAAPRAPAQPLVTGLPDFTNLVEQVGPGVVNVDTTIVRSNRQARGPMGDDDMPEFFRRFFGPDFPMPGQGPGGPDGGPSIKGRGMGSGFIISPDGYVLTNYHVVADASEVKVKLGDRREFTAKVVGSDQQYDVALLKIEGRNLPTVRVGDSNSLKPGQWVVAIGSPFGLDHSVTAGVVSALGRSTGGPDQRYVPFIQTDVAINQGNSGGPLLNTRGEVVGINSQIFSASGGYMGISFAIPIDLAMSAVEQIKKTGRVTRGQLGAVVQEIDGLKAQAMGLPDSRGALVNQIVPDSAAARAGVKVGDVIRTVNGAPVNSWSDLPPLIGAMAPGSRVTLGVIRDGKPRDLSATLTALAEDDQASARSPAAARADAAPQSGANALLGLDVSDLTAPQRKQLGLESGEGVRITGVKGQGARDAGLSPGMVILQVASTQVSGVESLNRALSSYKKGDVVMLLVRTGNGNSAFVAVKAGE; encoded by the coding sequence ATGACTCCCCGATTCCGCACGCAGGCCATCGGCCTGCTGGCCCTGACCCTGCCGCTGGTGGCCTGTGCCCAGGCGCCGTCCCCGGCTGCCCAGACCGCGCCGGCCGCGGCCGCGGCCGCGCCGCGCGCTCCGGCGCAGCCGCTGGTCACCGGCCTGCCCGATTTCACCAACCTCGTCGAGCAGGTCGGCCCGGGCGTGGTCAACGTCGACACCACCATCGTCCGCAGCAACCGCCAGGCGCGTGGGCCGATGGGGGACGACGACATGCCGGAGTTCTTCCGTCGCTTCTTCGGCCCGGACTTCCCGATGCCGGGGCAGGGGCCGGGCGGCCCCGACGGCGGTCCCAGCATCAAGGGCCGCGGCATGGGGTCGGGCTTCATCATTTCGCCCGACGGCTACGTGCTGACCAACTACCACGTGGTAGCCGACGCCAGCGAGGTGAAGGTCAAGCTGGGCGATCGCCGTGAGTTCACCGCCAAGGTGGTGGGCAGCGACCAGCAGTACGACGTCGCCCTGCTGAAGATCGAAGGCAGGAACCTGCCGACCGTCCGTGTCGGCGATTCCAACAGCCTGAAGCCGGGCCAGTGGGTTGTCGCGATCGGCTCGCCGTTCGGCCTCGACCACTCGGTCACCGCCGGCGTGGTCAGCGCCCTCGGCCGCAGCACCGGCGGCCCGGACCAGCGCTACGTGCCGTTCATCCAGACCGACGTGGCGATCAACCAGGGCAACTCCGGCGGTCCGCTGCTGAACACCCGGGGCGAAGTGGTCGGCATCAACTCGCAGATCTTCTCTGCGTCCGGTGGCTACATGGGCATCAGCTTCGCGATTCCGATCGACCTGGCGATGAGCGCGGTCGAACAGATCAAGAAGACCGGCCGGGTCACCCGCGGCCAGCTGGGCGCGGTGGTGCAGGAGATCGACGGCCTGAAGGCGCAGGCCATGGGCCTGCCGGACAGCCGGGGTGCGCTGGTCAACCAGATCGTGCCGGATTCGGCGGCCGCCCGCGCCGGTGTGAAGGTGGGGGATGTGATCCGCACCGTGAACGGCGCACCGGTCAACAGCTGGTCCGATCTGCCGCCGCTGATCGGCGCCATGGCCCCGGGCAGCCGGGTCACCCTGGGCGTGATCCGTGACGGCAAGCCGCGCGACCTGAGCGCCACCCTGACCGCGCTGGCCGAGGATGACCAGGCCAGCGCCCGCAGCCCCGCCGCCGCCAGGGCCGATGCCGCTCCGCAGAGTGGTGCCAATGCCCTGCTGGGCCTGGACGTCAGCGATCTGACCGCGCCGCAGCGCAAGCAGCTGGGCCTGGAATCGGGCGAGGGCGTGCGCATCACCGGCGTCAAGGGGCAGGGCGCCCGGGATGCCGGCCTGTCCCCGGGCATGGTGATCCTGCAGGTGGCCAGCACCCAGGTGAGCGGCGTGGAGTCGCTGAACCGCGCGCTGTCCAGCTACAAGAAGGGCGATGTGGTGATGCTGCTGGTCCGCACCGGCAACGGCAACAGCGCCTTCGTGGCGGTCAAGGCCGGCGAGTAA
- a CDS encoding sigma-E factor negative regulatory protein: protein MTSHPFNESQNHQSPAGLRLDQRHREQLSALVDGELGADEARFLLRRMEHDPELAGCQERWQLLGDVMRGQASVLAPAGFSAAVASAIAAEPTPRSGPQDRQVRRSGWRTWGGGAALAASVAAVALLIGGEKLKETPPGEPLAPQVVASQAELPPAPVSPATVTEASVDPAVVAVASVPAAALAASRRQDARRASASATRGQQAARVAQRDDGAQRAVAAAQAPLVPTVPAGASRNLPFGEVAGLQARPWPRSSLAPAAGGALNASFPAHADSATFYPFEPRLQDDLPPPPRPRD, encoded by the coding sequence ATGACCAGTCATCCATTCAACGAATCGCAGAATCATCAATCGCCGGCCGGGCTGCGGCTTGACCAGCGCCATCGGGAACAGCTGTCGGCCCTGGTCGATGGCGAGCTGGGGGCCGACGAGGCCCGCTTCCTGCTGCGCCGCATGGAGCATGACCCGGAACTGGCCGGCTGCCAGGAGCGCTGGCAGCTGCTGGGCGACGTGATGCGCGGGCAGGCGTCGGTGCTTGCGCCCGCCGGCTTCAGCGCCGCGGTTGCCTCTGCCATCGCCGCCGAACCCACGCCCCGGTCCGGGCCTCAGGACCGGCAGGTGCGCCGCAGTGGCTGGCGTACCTGGGGGGGCGGTGCCGCATTGGCTGCCTCGGTCGCTGCGGTGGCCCTGTTGATCGGCGGCGAGAAGCTGAAGGAGACCCCTCCCGGAGAGCCGCTGGCACCCCAGGTGGTGGCCAGCCAGGCCGAGCTGCCGCCGGCACCGGTATCGCCCGCGACGGTGACCGAAGCCTCGGTCGATCCGGCGGTGGTGGCGGTGGCCAGTGTTCCGGCGGCCGCATTGGCCGCCAGCCGTCGCCAGGACGCACGCCGCGCCAGCGCCAGTGCCACCCGCGGCCAGCAGGCTGCGCGGGTGGCACAGCGTGACGACGGGGCGCAGCGGGCTGTGGCCGCCGCCCAGGCGCCCTTGGTGCCGACCGTGCCGGCCGGTGCCAGCCGCAACCTGCCGTTCGGCGAGGTGGCCGGCCTGCAGGCCCGGCCGTGGCCGCGCTCCAGCCTGGCTCCGGCCGCGGGGGGCGCGCTCAACGCCAGCTTCCCGGCGCATGCCGACAGCGCCACGTTCTACCCCTTCGAGCCGCGCCTGCAGGACGACCTGCCGCCGCCGCCCCGCCCGCGCGACTGA
- the rpoE gene encoding RNA polymerase sigma factor RpoE encodes MAEVETPQELDLELVRRVQRGESAAFDVLVRKYQHRVVALVGRYIADWSECQDVAQDTFIRAYRAIGSFRGDAQFSTWLHRIAVNTAKNYLASHNRRPPTDDIDIGDAEQFDSGTRLRDTDTPERELMRQELEQTVMKAVNALPEELRSAITLREVEGLSYEEIAQKMGCPIGTVRSRIFRAREAIDTELRPLLDIGSATREKSRV; translated from the coding sequence ATGGCCGAGGTTGAAACACCACAGGAGCTGGATCTGGAACTGGTCCGGCGCGTGCAGCGCGGCGAGAGCGCGGCTTTCGATGTACTGGTGCGCAAGTATCAGCATCGGGTCGTGGCCCTGGTCGGTCGCTACATCGCCGACTGGAGTGAATGTCAGGACGTCGCCCAGGACACTTTCATACGCGCCTACCGCGCGATCGGAAGCTTCCGCGGCGATGCCCAGTTCTCAACCTGGTTGCATCGGATCGCCGTGAACACCGCCAAAAACTACCTGGCTTCACACAATCGACGTCCGCCGACAGATGACATCGACATCGGCGATGCCGAACAGTTCGACAGCGGCACGCGCCTGCGCGACACCGACACGCCCGAACGCGAGTTGATGCGCCAGGAGCTGGAACAGACAGTGATGAAGGCCGTCAACGCGCTGCCGGAAGAACTCCGGTCGGCGATCACCCTGCGCGAGGTGGAAGGCCTGAGCTACGAGGAAATCGCGCAGAAGATGGGGTGCCCGATCGGCACCGTGCGCTCTCGGATCTTCCGGGCGCGCGAGGCGATCGACACCGAACTCCGGCCGCTGCTGGACATCGGCAGCGCCACCCGCGAGAAGAGCCGCGTATGA
- a CDS encoding 3-hydroxyacyl-CoA dehydrogenase NAD-binding domain-containing protein gives MLSGFDGLRFSHWHPEIRDDGVVVLSLDRQDSSVNAMSQDVLLELGDLLERIALDPPKGVVIQSLKKAGFIAGADLKEFQEFDRRGTVNDAIRRGQSTYQKLAELPCPTVAAIHGHCLGGGTELALACRYRVASNDSSTRIGLPETQLGIFPGWGGSARLPQLVGAPAAMDMMLTGRTLSASAARGIGLVDKVVAPAVVLDTAVALALAGTTRPFKQRALAWASNTWLARKVLAPQMIKQVARKAKKDQYPAPYALISTWQRSAGKPVQARLDAERRAVVKLASTPTARNLIRIFFLTERLKGLGGGDSGIRHVHVVGAGVMGGDIAAWAAYKGFEVTLQDREQRFIDPAMERAQALFARKVKDESKRPAVAARLRADLEGKGVAAADLVIEAIIENPEAKRALYQTLEPGMKADALLTTNTSSIPLVELRDHIQRPAQFAGLHYFNPVAQMPLVEIIHHDGMAPETERRLAAFCKALGKFPVPVAGSPGFLVNRVLFPYMLEAATAYAEGIPGPVIDKAAVKFGMPMGPIELIDTVGLDVAAGVGRELAPFLGLQIPAALQTVEADKRGKKDGQGIYTWENGKPKKPDVASDYQAPADLEDRLILPLLNEAVACLHEGVVADADLLDAGVIFGTGFAPFRGGPIQHIRAVGADAIVERLKALQQRHGDRFAPRPGWDNPALREPVV, from the coding sequence ATGCTCTCAGGCTTCGATGGTCTCCGCTTCAGCCACTGGCACCCCGAGATCCGCGACGACGGCGTGGTGGTCCTGTCCCTGGATCGTCAGGACAGCAGTGTCAACGCGATGTCGCAGGACGTGCTGCTGGAGCTGGGCGATCTGCTCGAACGCATCGCGCTGGATCCGCCGAAGGGCGTGGTGATCCAGTCCCTGAAGAAGGCCGGCTTCATCGCCGGCGCCGATCTGAAGGAATTCCAGGAGTTCGACCGGCGCGGCACCGTCAACGATGCCATCCGTCGCGGCCAATCCACCTACCAGAAGCTGGCGGAGCTGCCCTGCCCGACCGTTGCAGCCATCCATGGCCACTGCCTGGGTGGCGGCACCGAGCTGGCCCTGGCCTGCCGTTACCGCGTGGCCTCCAACGACAGCAGCACCCGCATCGGGCTGCCGGAAACCCAGTTGGGCATCTTCCCCGGCTGGGGTGGCAGCGCGCGCCTGCCGCAGCTGGTCGGCGCCCCGGCGGCGATGGACATGATGCTGACCGGCCGCACCCTCTCGGCCTCGGCCGCGCGTGGCATCGGCCTGGTCGACAAGGTGGTGGCACCGGCGGTGGTGCTCGACACCGCCGTCGCACTGGCGCTGGCCGGCACCACGCGGCCGTTCAAGCAGCGTGCGCTGGCATGGGCCAGCAACACCTGGCTGGCGCGCAAGGTACTGGCACCGCAGATGATCAAGCAGGTCGCGCGCAAGGCGAAGAAGGACCAGTACCCGGCGCCCTATGCACTGATCAGCACCTGGCAGCGCAGCGCCGGCAAGCCGGTGCAGGCCCGCCTGGATGCCGAACGCCGCGCGGTGGTCAAACTGGCCAGCACGCCGACCGCGCGCAATCTGATCCGCATCTTCTTCCTGACCGAGCGCCTGAAGGGTCTGGGCGGCGGCGATTCCGGCATCCGCCACGTGCACGTGGTCGGCGCCGGCGTGATGGGCGGTGACATCGCCGCGTGGGCGGCCTACAAGGGCTTTGAGGTCACCCTGCAGGATCGCGAGCAGCGCTTCATCGATCCGGCGATGGAACGCGCGCAGGCACTGTTCGCCAGGAAGGTGAAGGACGAGAGCAAGCGTCCGGCGGTGGCGGCGCGGCTGCGGGCGGATCTGGAGGGCAAAGGCGTGGCCGCCGCTGATCTGGTGATCGAGGCGATCATCGAGAACCCGGAGGCCAAGCGCGCGCTGTACCAGACGCTGGAGCCGGGCATGAAGGCCGATGCGCTGCTGACCACCAATACCTCGTCGATTCCGCTGGTGGAACTGCGCGACCACATCCAGCGCCCGGCGCAGTTCGCCGGCCTGCACTACTTCAATCCGGTGGCACAGATGCCGCTGGTGGAAATCATCCATCACGACGGCATGGCCCCGGAGACCGAGCGCCGTCTGGCAGCGTTCTGCAAGGCGCTGGGCAAGTTCCCGGTACCGGTGGCGGGCAGCCCGGGCTTCCTGGTCAACCGCGTGCTGTTCCCGTACATGCTGGAGGCGGCCACCGCCTATGCCGAAGGTATCCCGGGCCCGGTGATCGACAAGGCAGCGGTGAAGTTCGGCATGCCGATGGGCCCCATCGAGTTGATCGACACGGTCGGCCTGGATGTCGCCGCCGGCGTGGGCCGCGAGCTGGCGCCGTTCCTCGGCCTGCAGATTCCGGCGGCACTGCAGACGGTGGAAGCCGACAAGCGCGGCAAGAAGGATGGCCAGGGCATCTACACCTGGGAGAACGGCAAGCCGAAGAAGCCGGATGTCGCCAGCGACTACCAGGCCCCTGCGGACCTGGAAGATCGCCTGATCCTGCCGCTGCTCAACGAAGCCGTGGCCTGCCTGCACGAAGGCGTGGTGGCCGATGCGGACCTGCTGGATGCGGGCGTGATTTTCGGCACCGGATTCGCGCCGTTCCGCGGGGGTCCGATCCAGCACATCCGCGCGGTGGGTGCCGATGCGATCGTCGAGCGCCTGAAGGCGCTGCAGCAGCGTCACGGTGACCGCTTTGCCCCGCGCCCGGGCTGGGACAACCCTGCCCTGCGCGAACCAGTGGTGTGA